One Bradyrhizobium sp. CCGB12 genomic window carries:
- the nuoK gene encoding NADH-quinone oxidoreductase subunit NuoK, giving the protein MTIGLGHYLAVGAILFTLGILGIFLNRKNIIVILMSIELILLSVNINLVAFSTFLGDIVGQVFALLVLTVAAAEAAIGLAILVVYFRNRGSIAVEDVNLMKG; this is encoded by the coding sequence ATGACGATCGGGCTCGGACACTATCTGGCGGTCGGCGCGATCCTGTTCACGCTCGGGATCCTCGGCATCTTCCTGAACCGCAAGAACATCATCGTCATCCTGATGTCGATCGAGCTGATCCTGCTCTCGGTCAACATCAACCTCGTGGCGTTCTCGACCTTCCTCGGCGACATCGTCGGCCAGGTCTTCGCGTTGCTGGTGCTGACCGTAGCGGCCGCTGAAGCCGCGATCGGTCTCGCCATCCTGGTGGTCTATTTCCGCAACCGCGGCTCGATCGCGGTTGAGGACGTCAATCTGATGAAGGGCTGA
- a CDS encoding NADH-quinone oxidoreductase subunit J — protein MILPALFFYLFAGICVASAVMVIVSRNPVHSVLYLILAFVNASGLFVLMGAEFLAMILIVVYVGAVAVLFLFVIMMLDVDFLELREGFIEYLPVGLVIGGIFLFELLLTVGFWVINPGVSKTITAAIPTNVSNTEALGLVLYTKYIHYFQLSGMVLLVAMIGAIVLTLRHKASVKRQDINVQNARTPEMAMAMRKVAPGQGLSDADAAEWVK, from the coding sequence ATGATCCTTCCCGCGCTGTTCTTCTATCTCTTCGCCGGCATCTGTGTCGCCTCGGCCGTGATGGTGATTGTCTCGCGCAATCCCGTGCACTCCGTGCTGTACCTGATCCTGGCCTTCGTCAACGCCTCCGGCCTGTTCGTGCTGATGGGCGCCGAATTCCTCGCGATGATCCTGATCGTGGTCTATGTCGGCGCGGTCGCGGTGCTGTTCCTGTTCGTGATCATGATGCTCGACGTCGACTTCCTCGAGCTGCGCGAGGGCTTCATCGAGTACCTGCCGGTCGGCCTCGTGATCGGCGGCATCTTCCTGTTCGAGCTGCTGCTGACCGTCGGCTTCTGGGTCATCAACCCCGGCGTCTCCAAGACGATCACGGCGGCGATCCCGACCAATGTCAGCAACACCGAGGCGCTGGGCCTCGTGCTCTATACGAAGTACATCCACTACTTCCAGCTCTCAGGCATGGTGCTCTTGGTCGCCATGATCGGCGCCATCGTGCTGACGCTGCGCCACAAGGCGAGCGTGAAGCGGCAGGACATCAACGTTCAGAACGCGCGCACGCCGGAGATGGCGATGGCGATGCGCAAGGTGGCGCCGGGGCAGGGGCTCTCGGATGCCGATGCGGCGGAGTGGGTGAAATGA